AAGACGATAAGTACTTAAACATTTACATCGAAAAACGAAACGACAATTCAGAAAAGCAAGATCGAAAAATAGACACATTTAAAAGAATACATATTAAGAAAGATCGAAAGACGAGTTATGCAGTAACAAAAATAAAATCTATCTCAATGATTGACCATAGATTGGAGACAAGAGTTTCCATGAAGGACCTCGTTATAGAAAGAAACCTCTCTCACCGCCAAATCGACATAAGTCAAACCACTTTTTTCATTTACAAAAATTAGATTAAAAAAATGGCCCTGAGTAGAAAACTCAAGGCCAATTAATATGGAGGATTTAGATTACCCTCATGCTAATTATCATGATGCATACAACCGTTCATTAGATGAATCTAATAGATTCATGTTATGGGCCAGGCTTATTAGCTGAGCCGTATTTTTCACATTTAACTTTCTAATGATATTATTTCTATGTGTATCTACAGTGCGTGTACTAATATAAAGTTCAGATCCGATTTCACAACTAGTCAGACCTTTAGAAACACATTTTAATATTTCCTTTTCTCGTTTAGACAATTTACTTACTCCCGAATTCTCATCTTTTTTATTACCATTTAAATGCGCCTCAATTAAAATGTCGCTAATATTCTTTCCGAAATAACTCTTACCTAATTCTAATGCCCGTAAAGCATTTATTAATTCTTCTGTATCTGATTTCTTAGATAAATACCCAGTGGCACCAGCGTCAATAGCATTAGTTACTACTTCATTATTTACCAATTGAGATAATATAAGCACCTTCACATTTACATGGTTGCTCGCTATATACTTAGTTAGTTCAATTCCATTTACATCAGGCAATACTATACTTGAGATAACTATATCAGGATTTAATTCCTTAAGTAACTCCTTTGCTTCTGCTCCATTTTCTGCTTCTCCAACAATACAATAGTCTTGATAATCTGATAATTGGCTACGTATTCCTAATCTAATAAAAGGGTGATTGTCTACAAGTAATATTTTCTCCATCCGTTTTTTTTTATTTTTAAGCTCTTCAATAATAGTTTCTCACGCTAACTATGCCATTATACCTTGCTAGCTAATCAAAGGTTCTGCTCATCTATTATACTAAGACTACCTCCTTGAAAGATTTCAATTAGAGAAAATCTAATTTCACCTAAATTAGGTTCACACAAGAAAACCATTACCCCATTAATGCGTTGCTTTTCAACGCCTTACAAATTAACACGTACTCGCGACGCCTTTACAAATTTAATCTTTCAGATGTAAGAAATATCACTTATTAAATCAAAAATCACATTTCTCAAATGACCGATATATTCTATCAAAGAAGAAACTCTTAGAATAAACTTGGTTTCACCAACTTTTTCAAGTTCGATGTGTTTTTTAAATCTTCCATAAGACCAATTACCTTTCGCTCATTAAGCATCTTTTTTTAATGATGATGCGCACCAAGTTTTTTTGCTATTTCAATTTCCGTTACAGAATTGGATCTACTTAATAAGACTACTTCGGGTTTACCTTCTCTATTCTTAAATAACGAATTAAGCTCTTTAAAAAAATCAAGGCCATTCATAATAGGCATGTATAATCCAAGAAATATCAATTCAGGAAATCTTTGATTTCTTTCAAGTGCATCCTTCAAATAAGCAATTGCTTCTTTACCATTGCTTGTCGCAACAACATCATTTGCGATATTCATACCCTTTAGAAGTCTGGTATTAGTAATATTTGTGGCCTCGTTGTCTTCAACAAGCAATACTTTGTCGAGTTTATTTATTTGAGTTTATGATTTCAAAGCATAATACCGCATACGTAAATCATTAATAACCAACCAATTAAGCATTAAAATAATTTCATTTTAATATCATCAACCTTAACAAATCCCATTATTATATTTAGGATTAAGAAACCGTACTTATTGCTTAATCTCGCTTATAACAATTTGAACACTTACTTTATTAAGTAACTTATTTCCTGTAAATAAGCTTAGATTTTCGTAAAATTGTGGCACCAATAGCAACAAAGGCAGAATGAAATCAACTTCAAACGACGGTTATATAAATAGCAGAAATTTTTTACTTCTAGTATCATTCATTGAAGGTGCCATTGTTATGGCAATAGAGCTTATTAGTGCAAAAATGATGGCTCCATATTTTGGCACTTCTACTTATGTATGGACCTCAATTCTAATTATCACATTACTCGGACTATCACTTGGTTATTATCTAGGTGGCTGGATTTCTAAGAAATACACTAACAGCAGTATCCTTTTTAATGTTGTTGCTTTTGGCAGTATTGCTATTGGCCTTATGCCCATAGTTGCACCATGGATCATTGAGAAAACAATGACAATTGGTTTCGTACAAGGATCCATTTTATCTTCTTTAGTTTTCTTAACTCCTCCACTAATTTTCTGTGGGATGGTATCTCCGATTATCATTACGAGATTATCTATGATTTCAAATCAGATTGGGAAAAGTGCAGGAACCGTTTATGCTATTTCAACGATAGGTGGTGTCTTGGCTACTTTCTTTACTGGGTTTTATGTAATCCCTAATCATGGGTTAAGACTAAGCACAGGAATCATAGCAATTATATTTGGTCTAATTCCAGTTTTCTATTATTATAAGTCAAAAAAGCTAATGCCAGTTGTTAGCATTATAGGTGTACTCGTTGTACTGTTTTGTGTTAACGTAATGCTGAACAATAAAGGAGTAAAAAACTCAAAGCTGTATAAAGAAATATACCGATCGGATGGTCTCCTCGGTCAAGTTTTTGTTGTTGAGTATAAGAATAAAAAGAACCCCTCTATAATGCTACACATCAATAATATTTCCCAAACACACATGCACAAACCTTCGGGCAGATCTATGTGGAAGTATGTTAATAGGTTAGCAACATTTACTGCATGTAAGCCTAGCGGATCTAGAGTACTGCTAGCTGGCTTAGGTGGTGGTAACGTAGTAAAAGAATTGAATCGTCTCGGATTCGTGATTGACGTATGCGATTTAGATAAGAGAATGGCAAAAGTATCGAGAGAATTTTTTGACATGCCCGAACCCAATAGCATCGTTGCAATGGATGCTAGACGAACCATCCGAATGGCTGCTCCAGAAACATACGATATCGTTATATTAGATATGAGCGCTGGAGAAAACCAGCCAACCAATGTTTATACTGTAGAAGGATTCTCAGACTTACGAAAAATTTTAAAACCAGATGGTATACTCTTCTTGCATTACCCTTCTATTATGAATGGAGAAGAAGGAATTGCACTAAAGTCTATTGGAAAGACGCTAATTACAGCTGGATTTCAAACCAACTTACTTAGAACAACAGATGATTACAACAAGCACATTGAGTTTATGTACATGTGCTTTAACCAACCGACAAATATTGCTAGTCTTGATTTCTCAAGAAGAGATCCGTGGACTAAACAATATAATTTCCCAATACTCCCAGAAAATATATTTTTAAACGATGTTAATTTTGATGAAGGCCATGTTTTAGTAGATGACAAACCTTTATTCGACAAACTGCATCAAAAAATGGTAGTTCGATACAGAACTCAAGGAATCAACATTACTGCTGCAGGGCTTATTAAAGAAGGGTTGAATATTTTTTAATTACTCTGAGAGTATCTGAAATTCATTTATAAAAGGATCAAACT
The genomic region above belongs to Flavobacteriales bacterium and contains:
- a CDS encoding response regulator transcription factor; translated protein: MEKILLVDNHPFIRLGIRSQLSDYQDYCIVGEAENGAEAKELLKELNPDIVISSIVLPDVNGIELTKYIASNHVNVKVLILSQLVNNEVVTNAIDAGATGYLSKKSDTEELINALRALELGKSYFGKNISDILIEAHLNGNKKDENSGVSKLSKREKEILKCVSKGLTSCEIGSELYISTRTVDTHRNNIIRKLNVKNTAQLISLAHNMNLLDSSNERLYAS
- a CDS encoding response regulator encodes the protein MLVEDNEATNITNTRLLKGMNIANDVVATSNGKEAIAYLKDALERNQRFPELIFLGLYMPIMNGLDFFKELNSLFKNREGKPEVVLLSRSNSVTEIEIAKKLGAHHH
- a CDS encoding fused MFS/spermidine synthase — protein: MKSTSNDGYINSRNFLLLVSFIEGAIVMAIELISAKMMAPYFGTSTYVWTSILIITLLGLSLGYYLGGWISKKYTNSSILFNVVAFGSIAIGLMPIVAPWIIEKTMTIGFVQGSILSSLVFLTPPLIFCGMVSPIIITRLSMISNQIGKSAGTVYAISTIGGVLATFFTGFYVIPNHGLRLSTGIIAIIFGLIPVFYYYKSKKLMPVVSIIGVLVVLFCVNVMLNNKGVKNSKLYKEIYRSDGLLGQVFVVEYKNKKNPSIMLHINNISQTHMHKPSGRSMWKYVNRLATFTACKPSGSRVLLAGLGGGNVVKELNRLGFVIDVCDLDKRMAKVSREFFDMPEPNSIVAMDARRTIRMAAPETYDIVILDMSAGENQPTNVYTVEGFSDLRKILKPDGILFLHYPSIMNGEEGIALKSIGKTLITAGFQTNLLRTTDDYNKHIEFMYMCFNQPTNIASLDFSRRDPWTKQYNFPILPENIFLNDVNFDEGHVLVDDKPLFDKLHQKMVVRYRTQGINITAAGLIKEGLNIF